Proteins encoded within one genomic window of Haladaptatus sp. QDMS2:
- the thiL gene encoding thiamine-phosphate kinase: MDERAALSRIEATLAAAGDDAAVVDGQVITTDMLHERTDFPEGTTRYTAGWRAVGASLSDVAGMGAQATAAVAVYAAPAFDAAELDDFLSGASDVCEAVGAEYVGGDLDTHTEFTVATTALGETDTPVLRSGAEPGDVVAVTGALGQSAAALRLFEQDDVTRANDLFQFTPRVAAGVALAPHASAMMDVSDGLARSLHQLAEASDCGFTVEEASIPVTAAVSELAADAADRRELSLFFGEDFELLLTVPEASWEAAVAACPDPLTRIGEVTEKGVEMDGDSLPDRGYTHGGPD; the protein is encoded by the coding sequence ATGGACGAGCGGGCCGCCCTTTCGCGCATCGAAGCGACGCTCGCGGCCGCGGGCGACGACGCCGCGGTCGTGGACGGACAGGTCATCACCACCGACATGCTGCACGAGCGGACGGACTTCCCCGAGGGGACGACCCGCTACACCGCCGGGTGGCGCGCCGTCGGCGCGTCGCTCTCAGACGTTGCCGGGATGGGCGCACAGGCGACGGCCGCCGTCGCGGTCTACGCCGCTCCCGCCTTCGACGCGGCCGAACTCGATGACTTTCTCTCGGGCGCGAGCGACGTGTGCGAGGCGGTCGGCGCGGAGTACGTCGGCGGCGACCTCGACACCCACACCGAGTTCACCGTGGCGACGACGGCGCTCGGCGAGACGGACACACCCGTGTTGCGGTCGGGTGCAGAACCCGGCGACGTGGTGGCCGTCACGGGCGCACTCGGTCAGTCAGCCGCCGCACTCAGGCTGTTCGAACAGGACGACGTGACGCGGGCGAACGACCTGTTCCAGTTCACGCCGCGCGTGGCCGCGGGCGTCGCGCTCGCGCCTCACGCGTCGGCCATGATGGATGTGAGCGACGGCCTCGCACGCTCGCTACACCAACTCGCAGAAGCGAGTGACTGTGGATTCACCGTCGAAGAGGCGTCGATACCCGTCACGGCCGCCGTCTCCGAACTCGCCGCGGACGCGGCAGACCGACGCGAACTGAGCCTCTTTTTCGGCGAAGATTTCGAGTTACTTCTGACGGTTCCCGAAGCGTCGTGGGAGGCGGCCGTCGCCGCGTGTCCAGACCCGCTGACTCGCATCGGCGAAGTCACTGAAAAGGGCGTCGAGATGGATGGAGACTCGCTTCCTGACCGGGGGTACACCCACGGCGGCCCGGATTAG
- a CDS encoding 30S ribosomal protein S19e, whose amino-acid sequence MPTLYDVPADALIEALAERLADEIEEPEWAALVKTGADRELPPEQDDFWYLRAASLMRKVATDGPVGVDRLSTAYGQSKKGSNRYQVAPAHKGSGSKKVIRTILQQLEEAGYVGTEGSAGRIVTAEGRSLLDSVAGDVMEELDRPDLERYA is encoded by the coding sequence ATGCCAACGCTCTATGACGTGCCGGCAGATGCGCTCATCGAGGCGCTCGCCGAACGTCTTGCCGACGAGATCGAGGAGCCCGAGTGGGCCGCCCTCGTGAAGACAGGTGCCGACCGAGAACTGCCACCAGAGCAGGACGACTTCTGGTACCTCCGCGCCGCGAGCCTCATGCGCAAGGTCGCCACGGACGGCCCCGTCGGCGTCGACCGCCTCAGCACGGCCTACGGCCAGTCGAAGAAGGGCTCGAACCGCTATCAGGTCGCTCCCGCGCACAAGGGATCGGGCAGCAAGAAGGTCATCCGCACCATCCTCCAGCAGTTAGAGGAGGCGGGCTACGTCGGCACCGAGGGTAGCGCCGGGCGCATCGTGACCGCAGAGGGTCGCAGCCTCCTCGACTCCGTCGCGGGCGACGTCATGGAAGAGTTAGACCGCCCCGACCTCGAACGCTACGCCTGA
- the hisS gene encoding histidine--tRNA ligase, whose translation MYDRIKGFRDFYPDEMQAYRATFDTLEATAQGYGFREIGTPALERTQMYVDKSGEEIVEELYSFEDKGGRDIALTPELTPTVARMVVAKQQELAKPIKWFSTRPFWRYEQVQQGRFREFYQTNIDIFGSAEPEADAEVIATAADALTNLGLENEDFEFRVSHRDILGGLLESFDTDVDTEEAIRTVDKSDKISHAEYMDLLVAAGLTREQAEQFDDLLAVDPDELDDLIEFAGTDRVEEAVTNLQNVLDAAEDFGARQYCTLSLETARGLDYYTGVVFECFDSTGEVSRAVFGGGRYDDLIEGFGGQSTPAVGFAVGDATLSLLLQRAGVWPDEELSTDYYILQVGDTRKEAARIARGLRERGHVVESDVSGRSFGAQMGYADSINAETVVIVGEQDLANDEVTLKDMKSGDQVQVPVDGFPEEYDRPTVADFE comes from the coding sequence ATGTACGACCGCATCAAGGGCTTTCGGGACTTCTATCCCGACGAGATGCAGGCCTATCGCGCCACCTTCGACACGCTCGAAGCCACGGCGCAGGGCTACGGCTTTCGTGAAATCGGCACCCCGGCACTCGAACGCACGCAGATGTACGTGGACAAGTCCGGCGAGGAAATCGTCGAGGAACTCTACAGCTTCGAAGACAAGGGCGGCCGTGACATCGCGCTCACCCCCGAACTGACGCCGACCGTCGCGCGGATGGTCGTCGCCAAACAGCAGGAACTCGCGAAGCCAATCAAATGGTTCTCGACCCGGCCGTTCTGGCGCTACGAGCAGGTCCAGCAGGGTCGCTTCCGCGAGTTCTACCAGACCAACATCGACATCTTTGGCTCCGCGGAACCGGAGGCCGACGCAGAGGTCATCGCCACCGCCGCGGACGCGCTCACCAACCTCGGCCTCGAAAACGAGGACTTCGAGTTCCGCGTCTCCCACCGCGACATCCTCGGCGGCCTGCTCGAATCGTTCGACACGGACGTTGACACCGAAGAAGCCATCCGCACGGTGGACAAGAGCGACAAAATCAGCCACGCCGAGTACATGGACCTCCTCGTCGCCGCTGGCCTCACCCGTGAACAGGCCGAGCAGTTCGACGACCTGCTCGCGGTCGACCCGGACGAACTGGACGACCTCATCGAGTTCGCCGGAACCGACCGCGTCGAGGAAGCCGTCACGAACCTCCAGAACGTCCTCGACGCCGCAGAAGACTTCGGCGCACGCCAGTACTGCACGCTCTCGCTCGAAACCGCCCGCGGCCTCGACTACTACACGGGCGTCGTCTTCGAGTGCTTCGACTCGACGGGCGAGGTCAGCCGTGCCGTCTTCGGCGGCGGGCGCTACGACGACCTCATCGAAGGCTTCGGCGGCCAGTCAACGCCCGCCGTCGGGTTCGCCGTCGGTGACGCCACGCTCTCGCTCCTGCTCCAGCGCGCCGGTGTCTGGCCGGACGAGGAACTCTCGACGGACTATTACATCCTGCAAGTCGGCGACACCCGCAAAGAGGCCGCCCGAATCGCCCGCGGCCTCCGCGAGCGGGGCCACGTCGTCGAATCCGACGTGTCCGGGCGCAGTTTCGGCGCACAGATGGGCTACGCCGACTCCATCAACGCGGAGACCGTCGTCATCGTCGGCGAACAGGACCTCGCGAACGACGAGGTCACGCTGAAGGACATGAAATCCGGCGACCAGGTGCAGGTCCCAGTAGATGGGTTTCCTGAGGAGTACGACCGACCGACGGTCGCCGACTTCGAATAA
- the truA gene encoding tRNA pseudouridine(38-40) synthase TruA: MRAFRVAYDGKQYRGFQRQPHGQTVEDTIIESLRKIGAFPEDDPLPPQFTASGRTDKGVSALGQTVALECPDWLTPRAFNGELPGSIRAWAMAKAPEGFHATHHAKRRHYTYHLYEPVVSREDVAAVLDSLSGTHDYHNFTPDSRNTERVVDAAVSRDGNYLVFEISSDGFPRHFVRRFVSLAHEVVTGRRPRSFVDRALSDEVLSGGDGLRPAPPEPLVLRHVEYPQFDFSVDEEARESAYRVFSERSRYHQTATRVADQLRHGMDG; encoded by the coding sequence ATGCGCGCGTTCCGGGTGGCCTACGACGGCAAGCAATACAGAGGCTTCCAGCGCCAGCCACACGGACAGACGGTCGAAGACACGATTATCGAGAGCCTCCGAAAAATCGGGGCGTTCCCTGAAGACGACCCACTCCCACCGCAGTTCACAGCCTCGGGGCGGACCGATAAGGGCGTCTCTGCGCTCGGCCAGACGGTCGCGCTCGAGTGTCCCGACTGGCTCACACCACGGGCGTTCAACGGCGAGTTGCCGGGATCGATTCGAGCGTGGGCGATGGCCAAAGCGCCCGAGGGCTTTCACGCTACCCACCACGCCAAACGCCGCCACTACACCTACCACCTCTATGAGCCGGTGGTGAGCCGCGAGGACGTCGCTGCGGTGCTCGACTCGCTCTCTGGAACCCACGACTACCACAACTTCACGCCCGATTCTCGCAACACAGAGCGCGTCGTGGACGCCGCCGTTTCCCGGGACGGGAACTACCTCGTCTTCGAGATATCCTCGGACGGGTTTCCCCGTCATTTCGTCCGACGATTCGTCTCGCTGGCGCACGAAGTCGTGACGGGACGGCGACCGCGGTCGTTCGTCGACCGAGCACTTTCAGACGAGGTGCTGTCGGGTGGTGACGGCCTCCGCCCCGCGCCGCCCGAACCACTCGTGTTGCGCCACGTCGAGTATCCTCAGTTCGACTTTTCGGTAGACGAGGAGGCGCGAGAGAGTGCCTACCGTGTGTTTTCCGAGCGGTCGCGGTACCATCAGACGGCAACGCGGGTTGCAGACCAACTCCGCCACGGCATGGATGGCTAG
- a CDS encoding aminoacyl--tRNA ligase-related protein produces MRRSKTLLFTRRDTDTREWDNETVQLTLRAGLVRQFGGGLYGFTPTGERVRQHLIDRIHAAMTAIGGQAISLPQLQYRDIWERSGRWANFEDEMFTLQNRDGQDMCLAPSHEEGVVHLCEGFVRSYEDLPLLLYQISTKHRDDHPRNGLLRTKEFTMKDAYSLHASHESLDEWYDRVQAAYCSLFEGLGIDFVVASADNSVMGGNDSEEFIAPVESGTVELVYCETTDCRFGITDESPRNDLTAGNSCPTCGNELIEGEGIEIGHVFKLGTRYADAMDFTIDVANGSKQSVVMGSYGIGVERLIHTLLAQRSDEAGCRWPAETMAPYAVSIIPLQYEGEIREAADRLHEELGVSDTILFDDDRQSIGERFTESDLLGIPLKVVLGNHFLETGEVELETRDGDKAFVELDEVTGLRG; encoded by the coding sequence GTGCGTCGGAGTAAGACACTCCTCTTCACGCGTAGAGACACTGACACCCGTGAGTGGGACAACGAGACGGTGCAACTCACACTCCGCGCTGGCCTCGTCCGGCAGTTCGGTGGCGGCCTGTACGGATTTACGCCTACCGGAGAACGAGTTCGCCAGCACCTCATCGACCGCATCCACGCGGCGATGACGGCAATTGGCGGACAGGCCATCTCACTGCCCCAACTCCAGTACCGAGACATCTGGGAGCGAAGCGGGCGCTGGGCGAACTTCGAGGACGAGATGTTCACGCTCCAGAACCGCGACGGGCAGGACATGTGCCTTGCACCTTCGCACGAGGAAGGTGTCGTCCACCTCTGTGAGGGGTTCGTCAGGTCGTACGAGGACCTGCCCCTGCTCCTCTATCAGATTTCGACCAAGCACCGGGACGACCACCCCCGAAACGGCCTGCTTCGGACGAAGGAGTTCACGATGAAGGACGCCTACAGCCTCCATGCCTCCCACGAGTCACTCGACGAGTGGTATGACCGCGTGCAGGCGGCCTACTGCTCGCTGTTCGAGGGCCTCGGCATCGATTTCGTCGTCGCCAGTGCCGACAACAGCGTGATGGGCGGGAACGATTCAGAGGAGTTCATCGCGCCTGTCGAGTCAGGAACCGTCGAACTCGTCTACTGTGAGACGACCGACTGTCGCTTCGGAATCACCGACGAATCTCCCCGGAACGACCTGACTGCTGGCAATTCGTGCCCTACCTGTGGGAACGAACTCATCGAGGGCGAAGGCATCGAAATCGGCCACGTGTTCAAACTGGGCACCCGCTACGCAGACGCGATGGATTTCACCATCGACGTGGCAAACGGGTCGAAGCAGTCGGTCGTCATGGGGAGCTATGGCATCGGCGTGGAGCGCCTCATCCACACGCTCCTCGCCCAGCGCAGCGACGAGGCTGGTTGTCGGTGGCCCGCTGAGACAATGGCTCCCTACGCTGTCTCGATAATCCCCCTCCAATACGAGGGAGAAATTCGAGAGGCCGCAGACCGGTTGCACGAGGAGTTGGGAGTCTCGGACACAATCCTGTTCGACGACGACCGGCAGTCCATCGGCGAGCGATTCACCGAGAGCGACCTACTTGGGATTCCCCTGAAGGTGGTCCTTGGAAACCACTTCCTCGAAACTGGGGAGGTCGAACTCGAAACGCGTGACGGTGACAAAGCGTTCGTCGAACTCGACGAGGTGACGGGGCTCCGTGGGTAA
- a CDS encoding asparagine synthase-related protein gives MEAGLLFSGGKDSSLAALILDEFYDVTLVSAHFEVTDAWKHARKTAEALGFDFEPVAIDQEIAKTAVAQMVDDGFPRNGIQQVHSHALETVAAMEFDAIADGTRRDDRVPSVSRAQAQSLEDRHDVDYLAPLTGIGRRAVDKMVAQTLEIESGPSEEIRKGDYEEDLRALMVEAHGAEMVGRVFPDHTQTRVVARR, from the coding sequence ATGGAGGCTGGATTGTTGTTCAGCGGGGGGAAAGACTCCTCGCTCGCCGCGCTCATTTTAGACGAGTTCTACGACGTCACCCTCGTGAGTGCCCACTTCGAGGTGACAGACGCGTGGAAACACGCGCGCAAGACAGCCGAGGCGCTCGGCTTCGACTTCGAGCCCGTGGCCATAGACCAGGAGATCGCCAAGACTGCGGTGGCCCAGATGGTCGACGACGGCTTCCCGCGAAACGGCATCCAGCAGGTCCACAGCCACGCGCTGGAAACCGTCGCGGCGATGGAGTTCGACGCCATCGCGGACGGGACGCGCCGCGACGACCGCGTGCCGAGCGTCTCGCGCGCGCAGGCTCAGAGCCTCGAAGACCGCCACGATGTAGACTACCTCGCGCCGCTCACCGGCATCGGCCGCCGGGCGGTGGACAAGATGGTCGCCCAGACGCTCGAAATCGAGAGCGGGCCGAGCGAGGAGATTCGGAAGGGGGACTACGAGGAGGATTTGCGCGCGCTGATGGTCGAAGCCCACGGCGCGGAGATGGTCGGGAGGGTGTTCCCCGACCACACCCAGACGCGCGTCGTCGCCCGCCGCTGA
- a CDS encoding lysylphosphatidylglycerol synthase transmembrane domain-containing protein: MGLDADVRTIALGFLSAIVVLAVVFWLVGIDAILAALSTANPPILVGVLVSGAVWIVAWGLALWTVVTVLNGPMNAFHGVMLYSAAIFANNITPFGQAGGEPFSALLISRTTKTNYETGLAAIASVDALNFVPSIGLGLVAVGYFLTTATVGGRLEIAVTAVGVLAVAVPVAGFLLWQKRDAVKRRAVGALTPTARVIARVLPRVKPPERESVIRRIDTFFASLERVAASRRTMAQALGFSALGWLALATSLWFALLSLGHAVPYPVVLLVIPLGSVASITPLPGGLGGVEAVLVGLLVPVTSLDPATAGAAVILHRLGTYWLPTALGGGVAAVIANRT, translated from the coding sequence ATGGGCCTCGACGCCGACGTTCGAACGATTGCACTCGGATTTTTGAGCGCCATCGTCGTCCTCGCCGTCGTGTTCTGGCTCGTCGGCATCGACGCCATCCTCGCTGCACTCTCGACGGCGAACCCGCCGATTCTCGTCGGCGTGCTCGTCTCCGGGGCCGTCTGGATCGTCGCGTGGGGACTCGCCCTCTGGACCGTCGTGACGGTGTTGAACGGCCCGATGAACGCGTTTCACGGCGTGATGCTCTACTCGGCGGCTATCTTCGCCAACAACATCACGCCCTTCGGACAGGCCGGTGGCGAACCGTTCAGCGCGCTCCTCATCTCGCGGACGACCAAGACGAACTACGAGACGGGTCTCGCGGCCATCGCCAGCGTAGACGCCCTCAATTTCGTCCCCTCCATCGGCCTCGGCCTCGTCGCCGTGGGCTACTTTCTGACCACGGCGACGGTCGGCGGTCGCCTCGAAATCGCCGTCACGGCCGTGGGCGTCCTCGCCGTCGCGGTCCCGGTGGCTGGCTTCCTCCTCTGGCAGAAGCGCGACGCAGTCAAGCGCCGGGCTGTGGGCGCGCTCACGCCGACGGCGCGGGTCATCGCTCGGGTGCTCCCTCGCGTCAAGCCGCCCGAACGCGAGAGCGTCATCCGGCGTATCGACACCTTCTTCGCCTCGCTCGAGCGCGTCGCCGCGAGTCGGCGGACGATGGCGCAGGCGCTTGGCTTCTCCGCGCTCGGCTGGCTCGCGCTCGCTACGTCGCTGTGGTTCGCGCTGCTCTCGCTCGGCCACGCCGTGCCCTATCCGGTCGTGTTGCTCGTCATTCCGCTCGGGAGCGTCGCGAGCATCACGCCGCTGCCTGGCGGCCTCGGCGGTGTGGAGGCGGTTCTCGTCGGTTTGCTCGTCCCGGTCACGAGCCTCGACCCGGCGACGGCGGGTGCGGCGGTCATCCTCCACCGCCTCGGGACGTACTGGCTGCCAACGGCGCTCGGCGGCGGGGTGGCGGCAGTCATCGCCAACCGGACGTGA
- a CDS encoding molybdopterin synthase encodes MQVFSVCGDGADALAARLAARLDSNGRVATISRVDVTPEDPRPAGVSTAYTLTDAGWSGAGDGSLSALIDRVAPDHAYAIVTGEPGARLPHVVCGDVEHAGETLYRVEDAESAAVPAIVEAVADLEPYETLESLVAQVKASERAELSGAIATFTGRVRAKESTNDAPTEYLQFEKYEGIAEERMDTISRELEERDGVLDVVMHHRTGVIEYGEDIVFVVVLAAHRGEAFQTVEDGINRLKEEVPLFKKEVTVDEEFWVHERQ; translated from the coding sequence ATGCAGGTCTTCTCAGTTTGTGGCGACGGGGCCGACGCGCTGGCGGCACGACTCGCCGCGCGACTCGATTCGAACGGGCGGGTAGCGACGATTTCTCGGGTGGACGTCACACCCGAGGACCCGCGTCCAGCGGGCGTTTCGACAGCCTACACGCTCACTGACGCCGGCTGGTCGGGCGCGGGCGACGGGTCGCTTTCGGCCCTCATCGACCGCGTCGCGCCGGACCACGCCTACGCCATCGTCACGGGCGAGCCAGGTGCGCGACTGCCCCACGTCGTCTGTGGCGACGTCGAACACGCGGGCGAGACGCTCTACCGGGTCGAGGACGCTGAATCGGCAGCCGTTCCCGCAATCGTCGAAGCCGTAGCGGACCTCGAACCGTACGAGACGCTCGAATCGCTCGTCGCACAGGTCAAGGCTTCAGAACGGGCAGAACTGTCGGGCGCGATCGCCACGTTCACGGGTCGCGTGCGTGCGAAGGAGTCTACTAACGATGCGCCGACGGAGTACCTCCAGTTCGAGAAGTACGAGGGCATCGCAGAGGAGCGCATGGACACTATCTCGCGGGAACTCGAAGAACGCGACGGCGTCCTCGACGTGGTGATGCACCACCGGACGGGCGTCATCGAGTACGGCGAGGACATCGTCTTCGTGGTCGTGCTCGCCGCCCACCGTGGTGAGGCCTTCCAGACGGTCGAAGACGGCATCAATCGCCTCAAAGAAGAAGTTCCGCTGTTTAAAAAGGAAGTGACAGTTGACGAGGAGTTCTGGGTCCACGAACGCCAGTAG
- a CDS encoding site-2 protease family protein has product MDPPGPPEDGPPVDAFSTAFHVYETRTDGTRLFYYGVPLDTTESVERQVWPLFKEHGYEVVLTQQTGEHVLVAEPRSNGGNGFPWTNVLMALLTILSTLYAGTAWYYIDLAENPLDIVQALPFTLAILGVLGVHEFGHYIMSRYHDVDASLPYFIPFPTLIGTMGAVIRMRGRMPDRKALFDIGVAGPLAGLVAAVVVTVIGLFMDPVVAPAHVLNDPGAVQVRFNNPILLEWIAAAVGQPLEYADPAKSVNPVVMGGWVGFFVTFLNLLPVGQLDGGHLVRSMLGERQETLAAFVPAVLFGLAGYLYYFQDASNAAGIWFFWGLFAMGIAYAGPAQPVHDDPMDAKRIAVGILTFVLGILCFTPIPIEFLS; this is encoded by the coding sequence ATGGACCCCCCCGGTCCACCGGAAGACGGCCCACCGGTGGATGCATTTTCGACCGCGTTTCACGTCTACGAGACTCGGACTGACGGAACGCGCCTGTTCTACTACGGCGTGCCCCTCGACACGACCGAGTCGGTCGAGCGGCAGGTCTGGCCGCTGTTCAAAGAACACGGCTACGAAGTCGTCCTCACCCAGCAGACCGGCGAACACGTCCTCGTCGCCGAACCCCGGTCGAACGGCGGCAACGGCTTCCCGTGGACGAACGTGCTGATGGCGCTGCTCACGATTCTTTCGACGCTCTACGCGGGCACGGCGTGGTACTACATCGACCTCGCCGAGAACCCACTCGACATCGTTCAAGCCCTCCCCTTTACCCTCGCCATCCTGGGCGTACTCGGCGTTCACGAGTTCGGCCACTACATCATGAGCCGGTACCACGACGTGGACGCGAGTCTTCCGTACTTCATCCCGTTCCCGACGCTCATCGGGACCATGGGCGCAGTCATCCGGATGCGCGGGCGGATGCCAGACCGCAAGGCGCTGTTCGACATCGGCGTTGCTGGCCCGCTCGCTGGCCTCGTCGCTGCGGTCGTCGTTACCGTCATCGGCCTGTTCATGGACCCCGTCGTCGCCCCCGCCCACGTTCTGAACGACCCGGGCGCGGTGCAGGTGCGGTTCAACAACCCAATCCTCCTCGAGTGGATTGCCGCCGCCGTTGGCCAGCCACTGGAGTACGCGGACCCCGCGAAGTCCGTGAATCCCGTCGTGATGGGCGGGTGGGTCGGCTTCTTCGTCACCTTCTTGAACCTGCTCCCAGTTGGGCAACTGGACGGCGGCCACCTCGTGCGCTCGATGCTCGGTGAACGCCAGGAGACGCTCGCGGCGTTCGTCCCCGCAGTCCTCTTCGGCCTCGCGGGCTATCTCTACTACTTCCAGGACGCCTCGAACGCCGCCGGCATCTGGTTCTTCTGGGGGCTGTTCGCGATGGGAATTGCCTACGCCGGGCCGGCCCAGCCGGTCCACGACGACCCGATGGACGCAAAGCGCATCGCTGTCGGCATCCTGACCTTCGTGCTCGGCATCCTCTGTTTCACGCCGATTCCAATCGAGTTCCTGAGCTAA
- a CDS encoding bifunctional 2-polyprenyl-6-hydroxyphenol methylase/3-demethylubiquinol 3-O-methyltransferase UbiG — MASGDALGQAMLDFHHGGLRGDCLYRDGPEVASAHIAENYFHPMDDLDDDVREALAALQGSVLDVGCGIGQYATWLEERGRDVVGIDASLGAVETARERGVGDVRVMDMFALEFPRDAFDAALVNGTQLGLAGSPAGVSAFLGDLARVTDEDGVAVVDGYDPTHLTPEDCFGYRPDPREGVCQRVFHVEYERETDDGEIERLVGRSLHFCYLSRARLRETLIGTPWELGTCWERDAYYRVKLEKA; from the coding sequence ATGGCTTCTGGCGATGCGCTCGGCCAGGCGATGCTCGATTTCCACCACGGCGGCCTCAGGGGTGACTGTCTCTACCGAGACGGTCCCGAGGTGGCCTCGGCGCACATCGCCGAGAACTACTTCCACCCGATGGACGACCTCGACGACGACGTGCGCGAGGCGCTCGCCGCGCTCCAGGGGAGCGTCCTCGACGTAGGCTGTGGCATCGGCCAGTACGCGACGTGGTTGGAGGAGAGGGGTCGCGACGTCGTGGGAATCGACGCGAGTTTGGGTGCGGTCGAGACGGCCCGCGAGCGTGGCGTCGGCGACGTCCGTGTCATGGACATGTTCGCCCTCGAGTTCCCTCGCGACGCCTTCGACGCGGCGCTCGTGAACGGCACGCAACTCGGACTCGCGGGGTCGCCCGCCGGCGTCTCAGCCTTCCTCGGCGACCTCGCGCGGGTGACGGACGAGGATGGAGTCGCCGTCGTTGACGGTTACGACCCGACCCACCTCACCCCCGAAGACTGCTTTGGCTACCGGCCCGACCCCCGCGAAGGGGTCTGTCAGCGCGTCTTCCACGTCGAGTACGAGCGAGAAACCGACGACGGCGAGATTGAGCGACTGGTAGGGCGGTCCCTCCACTTTTGCTATCTCAGCCGAGCGCGCCTCCGCGAGACGCTCATCGGGACGCCGTGGGAGCTCGGGACGTGCTGGGAGCGAGACGCGTACTACCGGGTAAAACTCGAAAAAGCGTGA
- a CDS encoding DNA-binding protein yields the protein MSGAPDEDELEELRRKKMQQLQEQQDQGGQNEAAQEAQRQQAEAQKNAMLRQYLTDGARKRLNSVRMSKPDFADQVEQQILALAQSGRLGGRIDEDQMKNLLRELKPDSKDFNIRRR from the coding sequence ATGAGTGGCGCACCGGACGAAGACGAACTCGAGGAACTTCGACGCAAGAAGATGCAGCAACTGCAGGAACAACAGGACCAGGGCGGGCAAAACGAAGCCGCCCAGGAGGCTCAGCGCCAGCAGGCTGAGGCCCAGAAGAACGCGATGCTCCGGCAGTACCTGACCGACGGCGCGCGAAAGCGCCTGAACTCCGTGCGGATGTCGAAGCCGGATTTCGCAGATCAGGTCGAACAACAGATTCTCGCGCTCGCCCAGAGTGGCCGCCTCGGCGGACGCATCGATGAAGACCAGATGAAGAACCTGCTGCGCGAACTCAAGCCGGACTCCAAAGACTTCAACATCCGCCGTCGGTGA